A single window of Athene noctua chromosome 1, bAthNoc1.hap1.1, whole genome shotgun sequence DNA harbors:
- the SFT2D2 gene encoding vesicle transport protein SFT2B, whose product MDKLKRVLSGRDAEEPSGLAEVIDATSLGWGTRVKGFVACFAIGCLCSLLGSCLLWVPKKGLLIFAVFYTLGNIASIGSTLFLMGPMKQLKRMFEPTRLIATIVMLLCLILTLCSAFWWHKKGLALLFCILQFFALAWYSISFIPFARDAVKKCVSVCLT is encoded by the exons ATGGACAAGCTCAAGCGGGTGCTGAGCGGCCGCGACGCGGAGGAGCCCAGCGGCCTGGCCGAG GTTATTGATGCAACTTCGCTCGGCTGGGGCACCAGAGTGAAAGGCTTCGTTGCTTGTTTTGCAATAGGATGTCTGTGCTCGCTCTTG GGTAGTTGTCTGCTATGGGTACCAAAAAAAGGGCTGTTGATCTTTGCAGTGTTTTATACACTGGGGAATATTGCATCTATTGGGAG CACTCTCTTTCTTATGGGACCAATGAAACAATTGAAAAGGATGTTTGAGCCTACGCGTTTGATTGCTACTATTGTTATGTTA ttGTGTCTCATACTAACACTGTGTTCTGCTTTCTGG tggcATAAGAAAGGACTCGCACTCCTTTTCTGCATCTTACAGTTTTTTGCCTTGGCGTG gTATAGCATTTCCTTCATACCATTTGCAAG GGATGCTGTGAAGAAATGTGTATCGGTCTGCCTGACTTAA
- the TIPRL gene encoding TIP41-like protein: MHPVFQSSRRDFTFGPWKLSAARTHIMKSAQAERLADELHMPSLPEMMFGDNILRIQHDRGFGIEFNATDALKCVNNCQGMIKVACAEEWQESRSETEHTKEVVKPYDWTYTTDYKGTLLGDAATLKVIPTTEHINTEKLKAREQIMFFEEVLLFEDELHDHGVSSLSVKIRVMPSSFFVLLRFFLRVDGVLIRMNDTRLHHEADKSYMLREYTSRESKISSLKHVPPSLFTEPNEISQYLPIKETICEKLEFPEKLEPKPEASLETMCVKSK; encoded by the exons ATGCACCCCGTTTTCCAGAGCAGCCGGCGCGACTTCACCTTCGGGCCGTGGAAGCTGAGCGCCGCCCGGACCCATATTATGAAGTCGGCACAGGCCGAGAG atTGGCTGATGAATTACACATGCCTTCCCTGCCAGAGATGATGTTTGGAGATAATATCCTAAGAATACAGCATGATCGTGGTTTTGGAATTGAGTTCAATGCAACAGATGCTTTAAAATGTGTCAATAATTGTCAAGGTATGATCAAAGTGGCTTGTGCAGAGGAGTGGCAAGAGAGCAG GAGTGAGACTGAGCACACTAAGGAAGTTGTCAAGCCATACGATTGGACTTACACAACAGACTACAAAGGAACATTGCTGGGAGATGCTGCAACCTTAAAG gTTATTCCTACAACAGAACacataaatacagagaaattgaaAGCCAGGGAACAAATTATGTTTTTTGAAGAAGTGCTTCTGTTTGAAGATGAACTTCATGATCATGGAGTGTCAAGTTTGAGTGTAAAAATA AGAGTTATGCCTTCGAGTTTTTTTGTGCTACTGAGGTTTTTCTTGCGAGTTGATGGGGTTCTTATCAGGATGAATGACACAAGGCTTCACCATGAG GCTGATAAGTCCTACATGTTGCGAGAATATACAtccagagaaagcaaaatatcaAGTTTAAAG CACGTCCCACCTTCCCTGTTCACGGAACCTAACGAGATCTCTCAGTACCTACCCATAAAGGAGACAATCTGTGAAAAACTAGAATTCCCAGAGAAGCTGGAGCCTAAACCAGAAGCATCACTGGAAACCATGTGTGTTAAGTCTAAATAA
- the GPR161 gene encoding G-protein coupled receptor 161 isoform X1, translating to MSSNSSLSNVKGLRNLTTHDDGAVRVTESVAIIVIAIFICLGNLVIVVTLYRKSYLLTLSNKFVFSLTLSNFLLSVLVLPFVVTSSIRREWIFGVVWCNFSALVYMLISSASMLTLGLIAIDRYYAVLYPMVYPMKITGNRAVVALVYVWLHSLIGCLPPLFGWSSLEFDQFKWMCVAAWHKEAGYTAFWQIWCALLPFVVMMICYGFIFRVARIKARKIHCGSVIIVEEDSQRNGRKNSSTSTSSSGSRRNAFQGVVYSANQCKAFITILVVIGAFVITWGPYMVVITSEALWGKNSISPALETLATWLSFSSAICHPLIYGLWNKTVRKELLGMCFGDRYYRESFVQRHRTSRLFSISNRITDLGLSPHLTALMAGGRPLGNSSSTGDTGFSCSQDSGTDAMLLEDYSSDGPHAPHCICPPRRRSSVTFEDEVEQIKEAAKNSVLHVKAEVHKSLDSYASSLAKAIEADVKISLFGEDALPGALLFPVRALPAGSMNTRRGVRPHAGQRLKLQSIDEGNI from the exons ATGAGCAGCAATTCCTCTCTCAGCAACGTGAAGGGCCTGAGGAACCTTACCACGCACGACGATGGGGCGGTCAGAGTGACGGAGTCCGTTGCTATCATCGTCATTGCTATCTTCATCTGTTTGGGCAACCTGGTGATTGTTGTCACGCTCTATCGGAAGTCTTACCTTCTCACGCTGAGCAACAAGTTTGTGTTCAGCCTGACCCTCTCCAACTTTCTACTCTCTGTGCTGGTGCTGCCTTTTGTCGTCACCAGCTCCATCAGGCGGGAATGGATCTTCGGAGTTGTTTGGTGCAATTTCTCAGCCCTGGTCTACATGCTGATCAGCTCAGCCAGCATGCTTACACTCGGACTCATAGCTATAGACCG GTACTATGCCGTGCTGTACCCGATGGTTTACCCGATGAAGATAACAGGCAACAGAGCAGTGGTAGCTCTTGTGTACGTGTGGCTACATTCCCTCATTGGgtgcctccctcccctttttgGCTGGTCATCCTTGGAGTTTGACCAGTTCAAGTGGATGTGTGTGGCAGCCTGGCATAAAGAGGCAGGCTACACTGCCTTCTGGCAGATCTGGTGCGCGTTGCTGCCTTTTGTGGTCATGATGATCTGCTATGGATTCATTTTCCGCGTGGCAAGGATTAAGGCCCGCAAAATCCACTGTGGCAGCGTCATCATTGTGGAGGAGGACTCCCAGAGGAACGGGAGGAAGAACTCCAGCACCTCCACGTCTTCGTCTGGCAGCCGAAGGAATGCTTTCCAAGGGGTTGTCTACTCAGCCAACCAGTGCAAAGCTTTCATCACCATCTTGGTTGTCATCGGTGCTTTCGTCATTACATGGGGGCCTTACATGGTAGTAATTACCTCAGAGgcactttggggaaaaaacagtatttccccGGCCTTGGAGACATTAGCTACGTGGTTGTCCTTTTCCAGTGCCATTTGCCATCCACTAATTTATGGACTGTGGAACAAGACAGTTCGCAAGGAGCTACTGGGAATGTGCTTTGGGGATCGGTATTACCGTGAGTCCTTTGTTCAGCGCCACAGGACATCCAGGTTATTCAGCATTTCCAATAGGATCACAG ATCTGGGTCTATCTCCTCATCTCACTGCCCTCATGGCAGGTGGGCGGCCAttaggaaacagcagcagcacaggagacACGGGTTTCAGCTGCTCACAGGATTCAG gaaCAGATGCAATGCTTCTTGAAGATTATAGTTCAGATGGCCCTCATGCCCCACACTGCATCTGTCCTCCTCGAAGGAGGAGTTCAGTGACATTTGAAGATGAAGTGGAGCAAATTAAAG aagctgCAAAGAATTCTGTTCTTCACGTAAAAGCCGAAGTCCATAAATCTCTGGACAGTTACGCATCCAGTTTAGCAAAAGCTATTGAAGCTGATGTGAAAATCAGCTTGTTTGGGGAAGATGCTTTGCCAGGAGCTCTGTTGTTCCCTGTGCGGGCTCTGCCAGCAGGCAGTATGAACACACGGCGTGGTGTCAGGCCCCATGCTGGCCAAAGACTTAAGTTGCAGAGCATCGATGAAGGGAATATTTGA
- the GPR161 gene encoding G-protein coupled receptor 161 isoform X2: MSSNSSLSNVKGLRNLTTHDDGAVRVTESVAIIVIAIFICLGNLVIVVTLYRKSYLLTLSNKFVFSLTLSNFLLSVLVLPFVVTSSIRREWIFGVVWCNFSALVYMLISSASMLTLGLIAIDRYYAVLYPMVYPMKITGNRAVVALVYVWLHSLIGCLPPLFGWSSLEFDQFKWMCVAAWHKEAGYTAFWQIWCALLPFVVMMICYGFIFRVARIKARKIHCGSVIIVEEDSQRNGRKNSSTSTSSSGSRRNAFQGVVYSANQCKAFITILVVIGAFVITWGPYMVVITSEALWGKNSISPALETLATWLSFSSAICHPLIYGLWNKTVRKELLGMCFGDRYYRESFVQRHRTSRLFSISNRITDLGLSPHLTALMAGGRPLGNSSSTGDTGFSCSQDSGTDAMLLEDYSSDGPHAPHCICPPRRRSSVTFEDEVEQIKVY, from the exons ATGAGCAGCAATTCCTCTCTCAGCAACGTGAAGGGCCTGAGGAACCTTACCACGCACGACGATGGGGCGGTCAGAGTGACGGAGTCCGTTGCTATCATCGTCATTGCTATCTTCATCTGTTTGGGCAACCTGGTGATTGTTGTCACGCTCTATCGGAAGTCTTACCTTCTCACGCTGAGCAACAAGTTTGTGTTCAGCCTGACCCTCTCCAACTTTCTACTCTCTGTGCTGGTGCTGCCTTTTGTCGTCACCAGCTCCATCAGGCGGGAATGGATCTTCGGAGTTGTTTGGTGCAATTTCTCAGCCCTGGTCTACATGCTGATCAGCTCAGCCAGCATGCTTACACTCGGACTCATAGCTATAGACCG GTACTATGCCGTGCTGTACCCGATGGTTTACCCGATGAAGATAACAGGCAACAGAGCAGTGGTAGCTCTTGTGTACGTGTGGCTACATTCCCTCATTGGgtgcctccctcccctttttgGCTGGTCATCCTTGGAGTTTGACCAGTTCAAGTGGATGTGTGTGGCAGCCTGGCATAAAGAGGCAGGCTACACTGCCTTCTGGCAGATCTGGTGCGCGTTGCTGCCTTTTGTGGTCATGATGATCTGCTATGGATTCATTTTCCGCGTGGCAAGGATTAAGGCCCGCAAAATCCACTGTGGCAGCGTCATCATTGTGGAGGAGGACTCCCAGAGGAACGGGAGGAAGAACTCCAGCACCTCCACGTCTTCGTCTGGCAGCCGAAGGAATGCTTTCCAAGGGGTTGTCTACTCAGCCAACCAGTGCAAAGCTTTCATCACCATCTTGGTTGTCATCGGTGCTTTCGTCATTACATGGGGGCCTTACATGGTAGTAATTACCTCAGAGgcactttggggaaaaaacagtatttccccGGCCTTGGAGACATTAGCTACGTGGTTGTCCTTTTCCAGTGCCATTTGCCATCCACTAATTTATGGACTGTGGAACAAGACAGTTCGCAAGGAGCTACTGGGAATGTGCTTTGGGGATCGGTATTACCGTGAGTCCTTTGTTCAGCGCCACAGGACATCCAGGTTATTCAGCATTTCCAATAGGATCACAG ATCTGGGTCTATCTCCTCATCTCACTGCCCTCATGGCAGGTGGGCGGCCAttaggaaacagcagcagcacaggagacACGGGTTTCAGCTGCTCACAGGATTCAG gaaCAGATGCAATGCTTCTTGAAGATTATAGTTCAGATGGCCCTCATGCCCCACACTGCATCTGTCCTCCTCGAAGGAGGAGTTCAGTGACATTTGAAGATGAAGTGGAGCAAATTAAAG tatATTGA